A single Polynucleobacter acidiphobus DNA region contains:
- the map gene encoding type I methionyl aminopeptidase, with protein sequence MHSVFTDEKDLQGMREAGRLASEVLDYIGPFVKPGVSTGELDRLCHAYMRDVQKTIPAPLNYQPPGYPPFPASICTSVNDVICHGIPGDKVLKNGDVVNLDITVITQAGYYGDTSRMFAVGDISILAARLNQITFECMWLGIAQVKPGARLGDIGFAIQSHAEQAGYSVVREYCGHGIGKVFHQDPQILHYGKPGTGEVLEEGMTFTIEPMINAGRREIRTMPDQWTVKTKDRSLSAQWEHTVLVTHHGVEVLTWSADTPKAPTCVGNLIYRPSVIAA encoded by the coding sequence ATGCACAGCGTATTTACTGATGAAAAAGATCTACAAGGGATGCGAGAAGCTGGCCGCCTTGCGAGCGAGGTTCTCGATTACATTGGCCCCTTTGTCAAACCCGGTGTAAGTACTGGGGAACTAGACCGTCTTTGTCATGCGTATATGCGTGATGTGCAAAAGACTATTCCCGCCCCATTAAATTATCAACCTCCAGGCTACCCCCCTTTTCCGGCATCAATCTGCACCTCGGTCAATGATGTCATTTGCCATGGCATTCCAGGTGACAAGGTGCTTAAAAATGGGGATGTGGTTAATCTCGATATCACAGTCATTACCCAAGCCGGCTACTATGGCGACACCAGCCGGATGTTTGCAGTTGGCGACATCTCGATCTTGGCCGCCAGACTGAACCAAATCACGTTTGAATGCATGTGGCTTGGCATCGCCCAGGTAAAACCTGGAGCGCGTTTAGGAGATATTGGCTTTGCGATTCAGTCGCATGCCGAGCAGGCTGGCTACTCGGTAGTGCGCGAGTACTGCGGCCATGGTATTGGTAAAGTATTCCATCAAGATCCTCAAATTCTTCATTATGGAAAACCAGGGACTGGGGAAGTATTAGAAGAAGGGATGACCTTCACGATTGAACCCATGATTAATGCTGGTCGACGCGAGATCCGAACCATGCCCGATCAGTGGACCGTGAAAACAAAAGATCGTAGTCTTTCAGCCCAATGGGAACACACCGTTTTGGTCACTCACCATGGCGTTGAGGTTTTAACCTGGTCTGCAGATACGCCCAAGGCGCCCACTTGTGTTGGCAATCTAATCTATCGACCCAGCGTAATAGCTGCTTAG
- a CDS encoding [protein-PII] uridylyltransferase has product MSSESHPLKDARSLACSDFLVHQNVGKLMQRLTQATDQQLLDLWNRCNLSTDAALLAVGGYGRSELFPHSDIDILILLDDARSEDPQLQSNLESFIALCWDSGLEIGSAVRTLSECLSEAQQDITVRTSVLEARLLGGHRGLFKLFKRSLDEAMDPKAFFQAKLLEQQQRHYKFQETPYALEPNCKESPGGLRDLQIILWVSKAATLGNSFADLFKKGLITERELKELNRNQKLLQNIRANLHLLAKRRQDVLVFDLQAGLAKQIGIDQESGRLASEELMRRYYWAAKAVSQLNTILLQNIEAILFPNESRTTYPISGPDNTMFIERQGLLDIVDPQLYQKHPEQILRTFLVFAQNPAINGLSASVFRALYNARQLMNASWRKDPRNRVVFMELLKLPDGVTTAFRLMNQTSVLGRYLPSFRRIVGQMQHDLFHVYTVDQHILMVLRNVRRFMILEHTHEFPFCSNLIASFDKNWIIVLAALFHDIAKGRGGDHSELGKRDARTFAKDHGLAPDETELLVWLVAEHLTMSQIAQKQDITDPAVITAFAKRMRDERHLTALYLLTVADIRGTSPKVWNAWKGKLLEDLYRATLRVLGGAKPDPSSELIQHKEEALTQLRLAGIDDDAPQALWQQLDVAFFLRQEASDIAWLTRHLFSHVHTDEPIVRARLSQAGEGLQVAVYVKDQLDLFARICAYFERHHFSIWDARIHTTKHGYALDTFQISGSHLVDEGGSYRDLIQLVEYELAESIKKSAPLPEPNMGRLSRQSKSFPIQARVSLQPDERNQYFALSLSASDRSGLLYAVAKALVKHQISLHTARINTLGERVEDIMLLDGRNLSKNPKLQIQLETELLEVLAA; this is encoded by the coding sequence ATGAGTTCGGAATCCCATCCACTCAAAGATGCACGGAGCTTGGCGTGTTCTGATTTTTTAGTCCACCAGAATGTTGGCAAATTAATGCAGCGTTTAACCCAAGCAACCGATCAGCAGTTGCTGGATTTATGGAATCGCTGCAATCTCAGTACAGATGCTGCCTTACTAGCCGTTGGTGGCTATGGTCGCTCTGAATTATTTCCTCATTCAGATATTGATATCTTAATTTTGCTTGATGATGCGCGCAGCGAGGATCCCCAACTACAGTCCAACCTAGAATCCTTTATTGCGCTGTGTTGGGACTCGGGTCTAGAAATCGGCTCCGCGGTTCGCACGCTGTCCGAGTGTTTATCAGAGGCCCAACAAGATATCACCGTGCGTACCTCGGTTTTAGAGGCGCGCCTCTTAGGCGGTCATCGTGGTTTATTTAAATTATTCAAGCGCAGCCTTGATGAGGCAATGGATCCCAAAGCATTCTTCCAGGCGAAGTTACTCGAACAACAGCAGCGCCACTATAAGTTTCAGGAAACGCCCTATGCGCTTGAGCCCAATTGCAAAGAGAGTCCAGGGGGATTGCGTGATTTGCAAATCATCCTTTGGGTTAGTAAAGCTGCAACCCTTGGTAATAGCTTTGCTGATTTATTCAAAAAAGGGTTAATCACGGAGCGTGAGCTGAAAGAGCTCAATCGCAATCAGAAGTTACTGCAAAACATTCGAGCGAATTTGCATTTGCTTGCCAAACGCCGTCAGGACGTTCTGGTATTTGATCTTCAAGCAGGTTTAGCTAAGCAAATCGGGATTGATCAAGAATCTGGCCGACTGGCCAGCGAAGAGCTGATGCGTCGTTATTACTGGGCGGCCAAGGCCGTGAGTCAACTCAATACGATTCTGCTCCAAAATATCGAAGCAATCTTATTTCCTAATGAATCCCGTACAACCTATCCCATCTCAGGTCCCGATAACACGATGTTTATCGAGCGCCAAGGTTTATTAGATATTGTCGATCCTCAGCTATACCAAAAACACCCCGAGCAAATTTTGCGGACGTTTTTGGTATTTGCCCAAAACCCCGCGATCAATGGTCTATCAGCCAGTGTCTTTCGGGCGCTCTATAACGCACGGCAGCTCATGAATGCCTCGTGGCGTAAAGATCCACGTAATCGTGTTGTGTTCATGGAATTACTCAAACTACCAGATGGGGTAACCACCGCCTTTCGCCTCATGAACCAAACCAGCGTTCTAGGGCGTTACTTGCCATCCTTCCGTCGCATCGTCGGTCAAATGCAACATGATTTATTTCATGTGTACACCGTTGATCAACACATCTTGATGGTCTTACGTAATGTGCGACGTTTCATGATCCTTGAGCATACGCATGAGTTTCCCTTCTGCAGCAACCTGATCGCAAGCTTTGATAAAAACTGGATTATTGTCTTGGCTGCTCTCTTCCATGACATTGCCAAAGGGCGTGGTGGTGATCACTCCGAGCTGGGAAAACGCGATGCGCGTACTTTTGCCAAAGATCATGGCTTAGCCCCTGATGAAACCGAACTATTGGTTTGGTTAGTTGCCGAACATCTAACGATGAGCCAAATTGCTCAAAAGCAAGATATTACGGATCCCGCGGTCATTACTGCCTTTGCAAAACGCATGCGTGATGAGCGTCATTTAACCGCACTCTATTTACTAACCGTTGCGGATATTCGGGGTACTAGCCCTAAAGTCTGGAATGCCTGGAAAGGCAAGTTACTGGAAGACCTCTATCGAGCAACCCTTCGGGTCCTGGGGGGCGCCAAACCCGATCCATCGTCTGAGTTGATTCAGCATAAAGAAGAAGCGCTAACCCAACTGCGTCTGGCAGGAATTGATGACGATGCGCCACAAGCTTTATGGCAGCAGTTAGATGTGGCATTTTTCTTGCGCCAAGAAGCAAGCGATATTGCGTGGCTTACTCGACATCTCTTTTCACATGTGCATACGGATGAGCCCATTGTCCGCGCCCGACTCTCTCAAGCAGGCGAAGGTTTGCAAGTCGCGGTTTATGTCAAAGACCAATTGGATTTATTCGCCCGCATCTGCGCCTATTTTGAGCGCCATCATTTTTCCATTTGGGATGCACGAATACATACGACAAAGCATGGCTATGCCTTGGATACCTTCCAAATATCTGGCAGTCATTTGGTTGATGAAGGTGGCAGCTATCGCGACTTGATTCAGCTAGTTGAGTATGAGCTTGCGGAGTCCATCAAAAAATCCGCACCTCTACCTGAACCCAATATGGGACGCCTATCCCGACAATCGAAGAGCTTTCCAATCCAAGCGCGAGTTAGTTTGCAACCAGATGAACGCAATCAGTACTTTGCCTTGAGCCTATCCGCATCAGATCGCTCAGGACTTTTATACGCAGTAGCCAAAGCGCTTGTTAAGCACCAAATCTCGCTTCATACTGCCCGAATTAATACACTGGGCGAGCGTGTGGAAGACATCATGCTGCTTGATGGTCGCAATCTTAGTAAGAATCCGAAACTACAAATTCAGCTCGAGACTGAGTTATTGGAAGTGTTAGCGGCCTGA